Proteins co-encoded in one Neofelis nebulosa isolate mNeoNeb1 chromosome 2, mNeoNeb1.pri, whole genome shotgun sequence genomic window:
- the OTOS gene encoding otospiralin isoform X1: MFSRELPGAGVLGGSRGPHGRRVSPSGVLVLQGDQSSIGWWKMHLGKMKACLVQGVALCLLLGPLAGAKPVLEEGDPYAEPPAMPYWPFSTSDFWNYVQYFQTLGAYPQLEDLARTFFAHFPLGTTLGFHVPYQQD, from the exons ATGTTTTCCAGGGAGCTGCCCGGTGCAGGGGTGCTGGGAGGAAGCCGGGGCCCTCATGGGCGGCGGGTCTCACCCTCTGGGGTCCTCGTGCTGCAGGGGGACCAGAGCTCCATCGGTTGGTGGAAGATGCACCTGGGGAAGATGAAGGCCTGCTTGGTGCAAGGGGTGgccctctgcctcctgctgggACCTCTGGCGG gAGCCAAGCCAGTGCTGGAGGAGGGAG ACCCCTATGCTGAGCCACCGGCCATGCCCTACTGGCCTTTCTCCACCTCTGACTTCTGGAACTATGTGCAGTACTTCCAGACCCTGGGAGCCTACCCCCAGTTGGAGGACCTGGCCCGCACCTTCTTCGCTCACTTCCCCCTGGGGACAACCCTGGGGTTCCACGTCCCCTATCAGCAGGACTGA
- the OTOS gene encoding otospiralin isoform X2 — MFSRELPGAGVLGGSRGPHGRRVSPSGVLVLQGDQSSIGWWKMHLGKMKACLVQGVALCLLLGPLADPYAEPPAMPYWPFSTSDFWNYVQYFQTLGAYPQLEDLARTFFAHFPLGTTLGFHVPYQQD; from the exons ATGTTTTCCAGGGAGCTGCCCGGTGCAGGGGTGCTGGGAGGAAGCCGGGGCCCTCATGGGCGGCGGGTCTCACCCTCTGGGGTCCTCGTGCTGCAGGGGGACCAGAGCTCCATCGGTTGGTGGAAGATGCACCTGGGGAAGATGAAGGCCTGCTTGGTGCAAGGGGTGgccctctgcctcctgctgggACCTCTGGCGG ACCCCTATGCTGAGCCACCGGCCATGCCCTACTGGCCTTTCTCCACCTCTGACTTCTGGAACTATGTGCAGTACTTCCAGACCCTGGGAGCCTACCCCCAGTTGGAGGACCTGGCCCGCACCTTCTTCGCTCACTTCCCCCTGGGGACAACCCTGGGGTTCCACGTCCCCTATCAGCAGGACTGA
- the OTOS gene encoding otospiralin isoform X3, with the protein MHLGKMKACLVQGVALCLLLGPLAGAKPVLEEGDPYAEPPAMPYWPFSTSDFWNYVQYFQTLGAYPQLEDLARTFFAHFPLGTTLGFHVPYQQD; encoded by the exons ATGCACCTGGGGAAGATGAAGGCCTGCTTGGTGCAAGGGGTGgccctctgcctcctgctgggACCTCTGGCGG gAGCCAAGCCAGTGCTGGAGGAGGGAG ACCCCTATGCTGAGCCACCGGCCATGCCCTACTGGCCTTTCTCCACCTCTGACTTCTGGAACTATGTGCAGTACTTCCAGACCCTGGGAGCCTACCCCCAGTTGGAGGACCTGGCCCGCACCTTCTTCGCTCACTTCCCCCTGGGGACAACCCTGGGGTTCCACGTCCCCTATCAGCAGGACTGA